One Cicer arietinum cultivar CDC Frontier isolate Library 1 chromosome 8, Cicar.CDCFrontier_v2.0, whole genome shotgun sequence DNA segment encodes these proteins:
- the LOC101501761 gene encoding cysteine-rich receptor-like protein kinase 10 isoform X4, with protein MLGGSSGISGGTIVAIVVPIIVAVILFIVAICFLSKRARKNRDSLQEGKTYDITNVESLQFDFATIEAATNKFSADNKLGEGGFGEVYKGTLTSGQEIAVKRLSKSSGQGGEEFKNEVVVVAKLQHRNLARLLGFCLQGEEKILVYEYVPNKSLDYILFDPEKQRELDWGRRNKVIKGIARGMQYLHEDSRLRIIHRDLKASNILLDGDMNPKISDFGMARIVGVDQTQGNTSRIVGTYGYMAPEYAMHGEFSVKSDVYSFGVLIMEIITGKKNSSFYDSDGADDLLSYTWKMWKEGAPLEMVDPTLRESHNPNEVMRSIHIGLLCVQEDPAERPTMASIVLMLDSNTVTLPNPKQPASFLHSATDPNMPRDLRFDSSTTKSITTSVNEMSISEMDPR; from the exons ATGTTAG GAGGAAGTAGTGGGATCTCAGGTGGGACAATTGTTGCAATTGTGGTTCCAATCATAGTTGCTGTGATTCTATTTATAGTGGCAATTTGTTTCTTGAGTAAAAGGGCAAGGAAGAACCGTGATTCTCTACAAGAAGGAAAGA CATATGATATCACTAATGTGGAGTCCTTACAATTCGATTTCGCCACCATTGAAGCAGCCACCAACAAATTCTCTGCTGATAACAAGTTGGGTGAAGGTGGATTTGGTGAGGTTTATAAG GGGACTCTTACAAGTGGACAAGAAATAGCTGTGAAGAGACTCTCCAAAAGCTCAGGGCAAGGTGGAGAAGAATTCAAGAATGAAGTGGTGGTAGTTGCCAAGCTTCAACACAGAAACTTGGCGAGGCTTCTTGGATTTTGCTTGCAAGGAGAGGAAAAGATACTTGTTTATGAATATGTACCCAATAAAAGTCTGGATTATATTCTTTTTG ATCCTGAAAAGCAAAGGGAACTAGATTGGGGTAGACGTAACAAAGTCATTAAAGGGATTGCTCGAGGAATGCAATATCTTCACGAAGATTCTAGGCTTAGAATTATACATCGTGATCTTAAAGCTAGCAACATATTGTTGGATGGAGATATGAATCCGAAAATATCAGATTTCGGTATGGCAAGAATAGTCGGAGTTGATCAAACTCAAGGGAACACCAGCAGAATTGTAGGGACTTA CGGCTACATGGCTCCGGAGTATGCAATGCACGGAGAGTTCTCTGTAAAGTCTGATGTATACAGTTTTGGAGTTCTCATTATGGAGATTATAACCGGCAAGAAGAATAGTTCCTTCTATGACTCTGATGGTGCCGATGATCTATTGAGCTAT ACATGGAAAATGTGGAAAGAAGGAGCACCCTTGGAAATGGTGGACCCGACATTAAGAGAATCACATAATCCAAATGAAGTTATGAGAAGCATTCATATTGGTTTACTTTGTGTTCAAGAAGATCCAGCTGAGAGACCTACAATGGCATCAATAGTTCTTATGCTAGACAGTAACACGGTTACTCTACCAAATCCAAAGCAGCCTGCATCTTTTCTTCACAGTGCAACTGATCCAAACATGCCAAGGGACCTGCGATTTGATTCTTCGACAACAAAGTCAATAACAACTTCTGTGAATGAGATGTCAATTAGTGAAATGGATCCACGATAA
- the LOC101501761 gene encoding cysteine-rich receptor-like protein kinase 10 isoform X1, translating into MVILINRNNSMASLKLVFLFMLTISFTYFVANTQAQAQAQDIPVYLYKNCSINATTATNSPFQIDLKTLLHSLSSNATGTTQFHNTTVTGKSPDDTVYGLFLCRGDVTPTLCRQCVVNATQRLLSECSHSKQAVIWYDECTVRYSNRSFFSTVDTRPRVGLLNTGNVSNQDSFMRLLFLTINKTADEASNSPIGSKKYATRQATISGFQNLYCLAQCTNDLSPQDCRRCLSAVIGDLPWCCTGKQGGRVLYPSCNVRYELYPFYRTNNVSSPSPSPSILLPPTTNSTGGSSGISGGTIVAIVVPIIVAVILFIVAICFLSKRARKNRDSLQEGKTAYDITNVESLQFDFATIEAATNKFSADNKLGEGGFGEVYKGTLTSGQEIAVKRLSKSSGQGGEEFKNEVVVVAKLQHRNLARLLGFCLQGEEKILVYEYVPNKSLDYILFDPEKQRELDWGRRNKVIKGIARGMQYLHEDSRLRIIHRDLKASNILLDGDMNPKISDFGMARIVGVDQTQGNTSRIVGTYGYMAPEYAMHGEFSVKSDVYSFGVLIMEIITGKKNSSFYDSDGADDLLSYTWKMWKEGAPLEMVDPTLRESHNPNEVMRSIHIGLLCVQEDPAERPTMASIVLMLDSNTVTLPNPKQPASFLHSATDPNMPRDLRFDSSTTKSITTSVNEMSISEMDPR; encoded by the exons ATGGTTATACTTATTAATAGGAACAATTCCATGGCTTCTTTGAAGCTCGTGTTTCTATTTATGCTCACTATTAGTTTCACATACTTTGTTGCTAACACTCAAGCACAAGCACAAGCACAGGACATTCCTGTATATCTCTACAAAAACTGTTCAATCAACGCCACCACCGCCACCAACAGTCCCTTCCAAATTGACCTCAAAACCCTCCTTCATTCCCTCTCTTCAAACGCCACCGGAACCACCCAATTCCACAACACCACCGTCACAGGTAAATCCCCCGATGACACAGTCTACGGACTTTTCTTATGCAGAGGTGACGTCACACCAACTCTCTGTCGACAGTGCGTTGTGAACGCAACACAAAGACTGTTATCAGAGTGTTCACATTCCAAACAGGCGGTCATATGGTACGACGAGTGTACGGTACGCTACTCTAATCGTTCATTTTTTTCAACGGTGGATACGAGGCCACGTGTTGGTCTTCTCAACACAGGAAATGTTTCAAACCAAGATAGTTTCATGCGTTTGTTATTTCTGACTATAAACAAAACCGCTGATGAAGCTTCGAATTCTCCAATTGGTTCTAAGAAATATGCGACGAGGCAAGCTACTATTTCTGGATTTCAGAATCTTTACTGTTTGGCTCAGTGTACGAATGATCTGTCACCACAAGACTGTAGAAGGTGTTTGAGTGCTGTTATTGGAGACCTTCCATGGTGTTGTACTGGAAAGCAAGGTGGAAGAGTTCTTTATCCAAGTTGTAATGTTAGGTATGAATTGTATCCTTTCTATCGCACCAACAATGTTTCTTCTCCATCCCCTTCACCGTCAATTCTTCTTCCTCCCACAACTAATTCCacag GAGGAAGTAGTGGGATCTCAGGTGGGACAATTGTTGCAATTGTGGTTCCAATCATAGTTGCTGTGATTCTATTTATAGTGGCAATTTGTTTCTTGAGTAAAAGGGCAAGGAAGAACCGTGATTCTCTACAAGAAGGAAAGA CAGCATATGATATCACTAATGTGGAGTCCTTACAATTCGATTTCGCCACCATTGAAGCAGCCACCAACAAATTCTCTGCTGATAACAAGTTGGGTGAAGGTGGATTTGGTGAGGTTTATAAG GGGACTCTTACAAGTGGACAAGAAATAGCTGTGAAGAGACTCTCCAAAAGCTCAGGGCAAGGTGGAGAAGAATTCAAGAATGAAGTGGTGGTAGTTGCCAAGCTTCAACACAGAAACTTGGCGAGGCTTCTTGGATTTTGCTTGCAAGGAGAGGAAAAGATACTTGTTTATGAATATGTACCCAATAAAAGTCTGGATTATATTCTTTTTG ATCCTGAAAAGCAAAGGGAACTAGATTGGGGTAGACGTAACAAAGTCATTAAAGGGATTGCTCGAGGAATGCAATATCTTCACGAAGATTCTAGGCTTAGAATTATACATCGTGATCTTAAAGCTAGCAACATATTGTTGGATGGAGATATGAATCCGAAAATATCAGATTTCGGTATGGCAAGAATAGTCGGAGTTGATCAAACTCAAGGGAACACCAGCAGAATTGTAGGGACTTA CGGCTACATGGCTCCGGAGTATGCAATGCACGGAGAGTTCTCTGTAAAGTCTGATGTATACAGTTTTGGAGTTCTCATTATGGAGATTATAACCGGCAAGAAGAATAGTTCCTTCTATGACTCTGATGGTGCCGATGATCTATTGAGCTAT ACATGGAAAATGTGGAAAGAAGGAGCACCCTTGGAAATGGTGGACCCGACATTAAGAGAATCACATAATCCAAATGAAGTTATGAGAAGCATTCATATTGGTTTACTTTGTGTTCAAGAAGATCCAGCTGAGAGACCTACAATGGCATCAATAGTTCTTATGCTAGACAGTAACACGGTTACTCTACCAAATCCAAAGCAGCCTGCATCTTTTCTTCACAGTGCAACTGATCCAAACATGCCAAGGGACCTGCGATTTGATTCTTCGACAACAAAGTCAATAACAACTTCTGTGAATGAGATGTCAATTAGTGAAATGGATCCACGATAA
- the LOC101501761 gene encoding cysteine-rich receptor-like protein kinase 10 isoform X2: MVILINRNNSMASLKLVFLFMLTISFTYFVANTQAQAQAQDIPVYLYKNCSINATTATNSPFQIDLKTLLHSLSSNATGTTQFHNTTVTGKSPDDTVYGLFLCRGDVTPTLCRQCVVNATQRLLSECSHSKQAVIWYDECTVRYSNRSFFSTVDTRPRVGLLNTGNVSNQDSFMRLLFLTINKTADEASNSPIGSKKYATRQATISGFQNLYCLAQCTNDLSPQDCRRCLSAVIGDLPWCCTGKQGGRVLYPSCNVRYELYPFYRTNNVSSPSPSPSILLPPTTNSTGGSSGISGGTIVAIVVPIIVAVILFIVAICFLSKRARKNRDSLQEGKTYDITNVESLQFDFATIEAATNKFSADNKLGEGGFGEVYKGTLTSGQEIAVKRLSKSSGQGGEEFKNEVVVVAKLQHRNLARLLGFCLQGEEKILVYEYVPNKSLDYILFDPEKQRELDWGRRNKVIKGIARGMQYLHEDSRLRIIHRDLKASNILLDGDMNPKISDFGMARIVGVDQTQGNTSRIVGTYGYMAPEYAMHGEFSVKSDVYSFGVLIMEIITGKKNSSFYDSDGADDLLSYTWKMWKEGAPLEMVDPTLRESHNPNEVMRSIHIGLLCVQEDPAERPTMASIVLMLDSNTVTLPNPKQPASFLHSATDPNMPRDLRFDSSTTKSITTSVNEMSISEMDPR; this comes from the exons ATGGTTATACTTATTAATAGGAACAATTCCATGGCTTCTTTGAAGCTCGTGTTTCTATTTATGCTCACTATTAGTTTCACATACTTTGTTGCTAACACTCAAGCACAAGCACAAGCACAGGACATTCCTGTATATCTCTACAAAAACTGTTCAATCAACGCCACCACCGCCACCAACAGTCCCTTCCAAATTGACCTCAAAACCCTCCTTCATTCCCTCTCTTCAAACGCCACCGGAACCACCCAATTCCACAACACCACCGTCACAGGTAAATCCCCCGATGACACAGTCTACGGACTTTTCTTATGCAGAGGTGACGTCACACCAACTCTCTGTCGACAGTGCGTTGTGAACGCAACACAAAGACTGTTATCAGAGTGTTCACATTCCAAACAGGCGGTCATATGGTACGACGAGTGTACGGTACGCTACTCTAATCGTTCATTTTTTTCAACGGTGGATACGAGGCCACGTGTTGGTCTTCTCAACACAGGAAATGTTTCAAACCAAGATAGTTTCATGCGTTTGTTATTTCTGACTATAAACAAAACCGCTGATGAAGCTTCGAATTCTCCAATTGGTTCTAAGAAATATGCGACGAGGCAAGCTACTATTTCTGGATTTCAGAATCTTTACTGTTTGGCTCAGTGTACGAATGATCTGTCACCACAAGACTGTAGAAGGTGTTTGAGTGCTGTTATTGGAGACCTTCCATGGTGTTGTACTGGAAAGCAAGGTGGAAGAGTTCTTTATCCAAGTTGTAATGTTAGGTATGAATTGTATCCTTTCTATCGCACCAACAATGTTTCTTCTCCATCCCCTTCACCGTCAATTCTTCTTCCTCCCACAACTAATTCCacag GAGGAAGTAGTGGGATCTCAGGTGGGACAATTGTTGCAATTGTGGTTCCAATCATAGTTGCTGTGATTCTATTTATAGTGGCAATTTGTTTCTTGAGTAAAAGGGCAAGGAAGAACCGTGATTCTCTACAAGAAGGAAAGA CATATGATATCACTAATGTGGAGTCCTTACAATTCGATTTCGCCACCATTGAAGCAGCCACCAACAAATTCTCTGCTGATAACAAGTTGGGTGAAGGTGGATTTGGTGAGGTTTATAAG GGGACTCTTACAAGTGGACAAGAAATAGCTGTGAAGAGACTCTCCAAAAGCTCAGGGCAAGGTGGAGAAGAATTCAAGAATGAAGTGGTGGTAGTTGCCAAGCTTCAACACAGAAACTTGGCGAGGCTTCTTGGATTTTGCTTGCAAGGAGAGGAAAAGATACTTGTTTATGAATATGTACCCAATAAAAGTCTGGATTATATTCTTTTTG ATCCTGAAAAGCAAAGGGAACTAGATTGGGGTAGACGTAACAAAGTCATTAAAGGGATTGCTCGAGGAATGCAATATCTTCACGAAGATTCTAGGCTTAGAATTATACATCGTGATCTTAAAGCTAGCAACATATTGTTGGATGGAGATATGAATCCGAAAATATCAGATTTCGGTATGGCAAGAATAGTCGGAGTTGATCAAACTCAAGGGAACACCAGCAGAATTGTAGGGACTTA CGGCTACATGGCTCCGGAGTATGCAATGCACGGAGAGTTCTCTGTAAAGTCTGATGTATACAGTTTTGGAGTTCTCATTATGGAGATTATAACCGGCAAGAAGAATAGTTCCTTCTATGACTCTGATGGTGCCGATGATCTATTGAGCTAT ACATGGAAAATGTGGAAAGAAGGAGCACCCTTGGAAATGGTGGACCCGACATTAAGAGAATCACATAATCCAAATGAAGTTATGAGAAGCATTCATATTGGTTTACTTTGTGTTCAAGAAGATCCAGCTGAGAGACCTACAATGGCATCAATAGTTCTTATGCTAGACAGTAACACGGTTACTCTACCAAATCCAAAGCAGCCTGCATCTTTTCTTCACAGTGCAACTGATCCAAACATGCCAAGGGACCTGCGATTTGATTCTTCGACAACAAAGTCAATAACAACTTCTGTGAATGAGATGTCAATTAGTGAAATGGATCCACGATAA
- the LOC101501761 gene encoding cysteine-rich receptor-like protein kinase 10 isoform X3 — MLGGSSGISGGTIVAIVVPIIVAVILFIVAICFLSKRARKNRDSLQEGKTAYDITNVESLQFDFATIEAATNKFSADNKLGEGGFGEVYKGTLTSGQEIAVKRLSKSSGQGGEEFKNEVVVVAKLQHRNLARLLGFCLQGEEKILVYEYVPNKSLDYILFDPEKQRELDWGRRNKVIKGIARGMQYLHEDSRLRIIHRDLKASNILLDGDMNPKISDFGMARIVGVDQTQGNTSRIVGTYGYMAPEYAMHGEFSVKSDVYSFGVLIMEIITGKKNSSFYDSDGADDLLSYTWKMWKEGAPLEMVDPTLRESHNPNEVMRSIHIGLLCVQEDPAERPTMASIVLMLDSNTVTLPNPKQPASFLHSATDPNMPRDLRFDSSTTKSITTSVNEMSISEMDPR, encoded by the exons ATGTTAG GAGGAAGTAGTGGGATCTCAGGTGGGACAATTGTTGCAATTGTGGTTCCAATCATAGTTGCTGTGATTCTATTTATAGTGGCAATTTGTTTCTTGAGTAAAAGGGCAAGGAAGAACCGTGATTCTCTACAAGAAGGAAAGA CAGCATATGATATCACTAATGTGGAGTCCTTACAATTCGATTTCGCCACCATTGAAGCAGCCACCAACAAATTCTCTGCTGATAACAAGTTGGGTGAAGGTGGATTTGGTGAGGTTTATAAG GGGACTCTTACAAGTGGACAAGAAATAGCTGTGAAGAGACTCTCCAAAAGCTCAGGGCAAGGTGGAGAAGAATTCAAGAATGAAGTGGTGGTAGTTGCCAAGCTTCAACACAGAAACTTGGCGAGGCTTCTTGGATTTTGCTTGCAAGGAGAGGAAAAGATACTTGTTTATGAATATGTACCCAATAAAAGTCTGGATTATATTCTTTTTG ATCCTGAAAAGCAAAGGGAACTAGATTGGGGTAGACGTAACAAAGTCATTAAAGGGATTGCTCGAGGAATGCAATATCTTCACGAAGATTCTAGGCTTAGAATTATACATCGTGATCTTAAAGCTAGCAACATATTGTTGGATGGAGATATGAATCCGAAAATATCAGATTTCGGTATGGCAAGAATAGTCGGAGTTGATCAAACTCAAGGGAACACCAGCAGAATTGTAGGGACTTA CGGCTACATGGCTCCGGAGTATGCAATGCACGGAGAGTTCTCTGTAAAGTCTGATGTATACAGTTTTGGAGTTCTCATTATGGAGATTATAACCGGCAAGAAGAATAGTTCCTTCTATGACTCTGATGGTGCCGATGATCTATTGAGCTAT ACATGGAAAATGTGGAAAGAAGGAGCACCCTTGGAAATGGTGGACCCGACATTAAGAGAATCACATAATCCAAATGAAGTTATGAGAAGCATTCATATTGGTTTACTTTGTGTTCAAGAAGATCCAGCTGAGAGACCTACAATGGCATCAATAGTTCTTATGCTAGACAGTAACACGGTTACTCTACCAAATCCAAAGCAGCCTGCATCTTTTCTTCACAGTGCAACTGATCCAAACATGCCAAGGGACCTGCGATTTGATTCTTCGACAACAAAGTCAATAACAACTTCTGTGAATGAGATGTCAATTAGTGAAATGGATCCACGATAA